In Paenibacillus sp. G2S3, a single window of DNA contains:
- a CDS encoding sigma-70 family RNA polymerase sigma factor has protein sequence MDGIEHTVVRVQAGEVESYALIVEAYQKPIYRYCSRLLGSRTEAEDAVQDILVKAYQHIGTYRPIASFSSWLYKIAYHHCLSLIRKRQRHLKIMALFQPDPPAESPEQLMDRYIFNEHLTFALAKLKTEERNLLVLRIFEEQSFPEIAEILDKNTDAVKKKYRRTITKLGKMMNAQKGGTEWWGNEAVLKRK, from the coding sequence TTGGACGGGATCGAACACACCGTCGTTCGGGTGCAGGCAGGCGAGGTAGAGTCCTATGCCCTTATCGTCGAAGCTTATCAAAAGCCGATTTACCGCTATTGCAGCCGGCTGCTTGGGAGCCGTACGGAAGCGGAGGATGCGGTGCAGGATATTCTGGTGAAGGCATATCAGCATATAGGCACATATCGTCCTATCGCGAGCTTTTCTTCCTGGTTATATAAAATTGCTTATCATCATTGCCTCAGCCTGATCCGCAAACGTCAAAGACATTTGAAGATTATGGCGCTTTTTCAACCAGATCCGCCTGCAGAAAGCCCGGAACAGTTGATGGACCGTTACATATTTAATGAACATCTGACTTTTGCCCTCGCGAAGCTGAAGACAGAGGAGCGAAACTTGTTAGTGCTGCGAATCTTTGAGGAACAGAGCTTCCCGGAAATTGCGGAGATCCTCGATAAGAATACTGATGCTGTGAAGAAGAAATACAGGCGTACAATTACGAAGCTTGGCAAAATGATGAATGCTCAGAAAGGGGGGACGGAATGGTGGGGCAACGAAGCTGTGTTGAAGAGAAAATGA
- a CDS encoding DNA ligase: MKLQPIIPFEPILAGQLPAGNQWIAQIKWDGVRMLSYYDGSNTQLINRRGNHRTAQYPELTDVSAYCKADSAILDGEIIALKEGKPSFHEVMRRDSLKNGSTISVVRYQVPVIYMIFDILFYNGQSTMDQPLFLRQQLLSDILLPHPHVQAVPSYTDPTELFAAAQGQSLEGIVCKDINSTYAPGGKDKRWQKRKIISDITAVAGGVTFRDGIVNALLLGLYDDKGNLHYIGHAGPGKLTVQDKRDLTAEVQHLKIDQMPFTADPQRGKGAFWIKPKLVFKVHFLEWNTSGTLRQPVTQARVDLPPESCTMEQKG; the protein is encoded by the coding sequence ATGAAGCTTCAGCCTATTATTCCTTTTGAACCCATACTGGCTGGGCAGCTTCCTGCAGGCAACCAGTGGATTGCACAAATTAAATGGGATGGCGTTCGCATGTTGTCCTATTACGACGGAAGCAATACTCAGCTTATTAACAGACGTGGCAATCACCGTACAGCGCAATACCCTGAGCTTACTGATGTATCTGCTTACTGCAAGGCTGATTCCGCTATTCTTGATGGTGAGATCATCGCACTCAAGGAAGGCAAGCCCTCATTTCACGAGGTGATGCGGAGGGACAGCTTAAAGAATGGCTCCACCATTTCCGTCGTTAGGTATCAGGTTCCTGTCATTTATATGATTTTTGATATTCTGTTCTACAATGGCCAATCGACGATGGATCAGCCTTTATTCTTGCGGCAGCAGCTGCTAAGCGATATTCTGCTGCCGCATCCCCACGTACAGGCCGTACCCAGTTATACAGATCCTACTGAACTGTTCGCCGCCGCTCAGGGTCAGAGCTTGGAGGGTATCGTCTGCAAGGACATCAACAGTACTTATGCTCCGGGTGGAAAAGATAAGCGCTGGCAGAAACGCAAAATCATTTCGGATATTACGGCAGTAGCCGGGGGTGTAACCTTCCGTGACGGCATCGTCAATGCGCTCCTTCTTGGGCTGTATGATGATAAAGGGAATTTGCATTATATCGGACACGCCGGGCCAGGAAAATTGACTGTACAGGATAAACGCGACTTAACTGCAGAGGTACAGCATTTAAAAATAGATCAAATGCCCTTTACAGCTGATCCCCAGCGAGGGAAGGGTGCTTTTTGGATAAAACCGAAGCTTGTCTTCAAAGTTCATTTTCTGGAATGGAATACCTCAGGCACTCTGCGCCAGCCTGTTACTCAAGCTAGGGTAGATCTTCCCCCGGAATCATGCACTATGGAGCAAAAAGGATAA